In a genomic window of Cynocephalus volans isolate mCynVol1 chromosome 1, mCynVol1.pri, whole genome shotgun sequence:
- the LOC134362949 gene encoding cytochrome c oxidase subunit 7B, mitochondrial-like encodes MFPLAKNALSCLQVRSIQQTIARKSHQKPDFHDKYGNAVLASGATFCIAVWTYMATQIGIEWNLSPVGRVTPKEWRDQ; translated from the coding sequence ATGTTTCCCTTGGCCAAAAACGCATTAAGTTGTCTCCAAGTTCGAAGCATTCAACAAACGATAGCAAGGAAGAGCCATCAGAAACCTGATTTCCATGACAAATATGGTAATGCCGTATTAGCCAGTGGAGCCACGTTCTGTATTGCTGTATGGACATACATGGCAACACAAATTGGAATAGAATGGAACCTGTCCCCTGTTGGCAGAGTCACCCCAAAGGAGTGGAGAGACCAGTAA